A window of Mustela erminea isolate mMusErm1 chromosome 19, mMusErm1.Pri, whole genome shotgun sequence genomic DNA:
AGGTGAAACCTGTCTACCTTGCATTTCACTGTAGACGTTTAGGAAGTGATGGTATTTGTATCTTTAGACCATTCCTCCTAGGCTGGTCTGACTGCCAGAGTTGTGGGAGCCCAGTGAGTAAGAGGGCTGGCCAGTGACTGTGGTGGAGAGAGGTCTCTGTGTTCAGCACTCATTGTGCACATGGTCATTTAAACTTTCTTTTGAGGGCATTGCTGCCCACCTCCTTTATTGTGCTTGCTGCCTCCCAGTCTGGGGGCCCTGTTTTAGCCTTTCCAGATATAAATCTCCATATTCTGCCACAGCAGGGCAGGGACAGTTGCTGTTGGCTTGGAGTGGGTCAGGGGAACAAgagatctgtttttgtttttgtgtttttaaaaaattttatttgtttatttgacagagagagatcacaagtaggcagagaggtagtcagtgggagagggggaagcaggggatCCCTAttttgggctcgatcccaggaccctgagattatgacccgagctgaaggcagaggcttaacccaatgagccacacaggcacccaagAGATCTGTTTTATAAACCATGTTGACTCAACCCTCCCTACTTGAATCATTTCCTTTGGTTCTGGAGGTACCCGATGCTCTTAATTCCAGAGATCTTTATAAAGTCTGAGATACATGTTGTGTGGTTTTCAACTTGCCCACTGGTGACTTAGGATCTGGCTTTCTGGGTTCTTCTAAGTCCATTACTAGTCATTCCTTTGGCAAGTCCTTGAATGcattctctgtgccaggcactcttctaggtGTTGAGGAAacagcagtgagcaaaacagacaaCAATCCTCGTCCTGGAGATGCTCATGTCCCAGTGCAGGGCGATGGACAATAAGCAAAAGGAAGCAAATGACAGGGTACATTGGAAAGTGATGGATGTGCTATAGAAAATAAGTAGAGTTGGTCTGGGGCTTGGAAGTTATAGGGAGTGGAGGTAGTGATGGCAATTTTAGATAGAGTGGTCGGGGAGTTCTAaagaaggtgatatttgagcaaagGCTTGAAGGAAGTGAAGGAAGGGGTCATGTGGACAGCTGGAGAAAgggtattccaggcagaggggacagcccCAGCAAAGGCCTAGATGTGGGAGCATGCTTAATGTTTCCAGAAACCCTGAGGCTGGCATTCTGAGTGGAATAAGCAGGGGTAGGTCAGAGAAGTTAAGCAGGATCCCGAGGGTCACAGACAGCACTTTAGTCTGTTTGGAGCCTTATAGGTTATTGTTGACCTTGGGCTTTTACTCTGAGAAAATGAGGGACATGCTGGGACAGTTGTAACAGGAGAGGTATGATCAGACTTTTAAAGAATGACACTCAGCCTGTGGTGTTGAGAATAGATtctggggacagggacagaagcagggaCACCAGTTGGGCAGCATTTGCTGTTTTCTAGTTGGGCACTGATGATGGCTTGGACAGTAGCATAGAGGAGGGGACAAGAAAGGGTTGGGCTCTCTAGCTGCGTGTCCACTGGGGTAgacactggccacatgtggctattgagcacttgaaatgtggccatgGGATTGGGAGTTGTGGTCCGTGTTGGGGATTCTGCTCTGAAGACctaatatgaaagaaagaatgtaaaatatctcagtaatttttttatattgattacatgttgaaatggtaATATTCTGGCTATATttggctaaataaaatatatgattgaAATGGATTACATtggtttttactttaaaataatatggaTACTAGAAGATCCAACATTACAAATACATCTCACATTTGTGTATACCCTCTGGGCAGCGAGCGTTCTACTTCTGTTGTGCTGTTCTGGATACATGTTTGTGCTCAAGCCAACAGGATTTGTTGGGTGAATTGTAGGGGAGAGGCTTCCAGGGCGATTCTGGAAGTCTGGGGCAGAGCAGCTGGAAGGGTGGCATTGATTTTAGCTTGAGAGGAGGAAGGCTGTAGGTTTGCAGGTGGGTGTAGACGAGGAGTGTAAGTGTGGATATGTTAAGTCGGAGGTGTTTTGGGGACATCTAAGTGGAGATGGTGGGCAGGCAATTTCGGGTGTGCGTGTCCAAGGTTCAGGGGAGGAGGTGAGATTGGAGATGGAAATGTGGGCGTCGTGCTTAGGGATGGGATGCCAAGCCTCGTGTCTCCATGCAATCACCTGTCTTCCAGATGAGTTCTCGGTTCCAGAATTGTTTTTCCTAACCCTGCAGGTTTATAgatttatggctttttttttctttaagttgttCCTTTTTAGTGGGAGCCAGATCGGGTATATGTGTGCTCTAGTGTTCGCTTCATCACGCAGCATCTAGTGACTTCTTTAAACTTGTCTTGCTGGTTGGGGGTTTTTCTGGCCTCTAACTGTGGTGGAAGGGAGACACCTATGAAACTCATCTCCACCCGCCTTTCtagaaagatacttttttttatgttattttgctTTCCCCATAGGCAAGGAGGCTCCTCGATCTTGCCACAGTGAAGGCGAATGGGTTGGCTGCCTTCCTTCTACGTCATGTTCAGAAATTGCCAGTCTCGTTGGCCCTGCCTTTTGAAGGTATATACTTATATGTTCTTCTCCGTTcatcagagggggaaaaaaaggctgtACAGAGTCCTGATTAAGAGCAGAACTCTGGAGTGAGATGTGCCTTTAGAATTTCACTTCCTGGCCGTGTGGGCCTCCTTAGGACtcagtttcctgatttcaagggtAACACCCGCCACTAGGATTGAAAGGATTACCATGTGTAATATTAGCGTTAGCTTTTATTACTTCCCGAGCGGGACAGTGATAACTGAGCTTCACTAGCCAAACTCTTATGATCTGTGCTGCAAAGCATACATTTTGAGATAGGGCTGTTATCTCTTGATTTCTGCAATTTAGCTACTCACTATCAGAAACTGCAGGACCCAACCGATTTAGATAATGTGGTATCTCTCCTTGCACACAGCCACCAACCCaacccagggaagggaggggctcGGATCCCACAGCTGGAACCTGGCAGACATCCTTGCAAGGTGCTTTATTTATGGTATCTGTCCTTGACAACAACCTTGAGAAATCAGTGTCATTTTTTCCAATTTACGGATGTGAAAACTGGGGCAAGGGGGGGGGGTTGAGGTGGGGAGGATGGCTCTGTTTTTAAACCGTCTTCACCGCTGCTTCCCTTTTCCTTGGGAGAGGAGAGATCGTCTGTTGTAAAGAGCAGGCACAAGCCTTGTATGTCTTGTTCCACTGTCACCATAGGGATTGGTCATTGGCAGTGAGGGCCCCTGAGCTGTGGGTGGTGGTAGCAGAGAGATTTACTACTCTGAGCTCTACCCTCTGGGTGGCAAGCATTGCCTGAAGGAAGGATGGCTAGAAGCCAGTGCTTGGCGCCTCGATGTGCACGGTTTCCCTGAGAACAGGGCACAGACGTCAGTTTCCAACCAAGGCTGCATGGCACAGAGCACGGTTCCCCGGGTTGGGCCTTGGTTAATGTCCGCTGTTGATATCACACGTCGTAACTCTGTGACATGGTGTAAGATTCCCGAGGGTGACCAATCCGAGGTTGACAATTGACCCGTGTTTAAAATGAAAGATCCttgtttttctggagaatttTATATTGGTGGTATCTGGAGAACCTGTGTTAGAGCTCAGGGTATTAGAAAAGAAGgtgtatattttatgttatctatGTTCTGTTCTCTTGGTATATCCAGAGGGCTTTAAGAGCAATGATGTTCATCAGCTCTGGGCACAGAAGATGAAACAGAAACAGGAGACAACTGCTTTGGAGGACCATGAATAGAGCGTCAGTATGCTAAGTGTGCTCTGGGAGAATTACTTGTTAGTTTTTGAGTTGAGAACAAGGGCGCCAATCTTTGTTCGGGAGCAGTGAAGCCGTGATGCCCCAAGGTCCCCCCACCCTGGGGGCCCTGGCCTACCACTTCCCCATTCCCTGAAAGGGGAAGCGACTCCTGATACAGAAAGTAGTTTGCTCACGTTGGTTATTAGGATGGTAAAGGAAAAGCAGCAGCCTTGTGGACACACCCCATGCGCAAGCAGGTTGCCGAGGGTTAAGCAAAGAGGATGGGGAAGTGAATCTTGATCAAGGACTCTTGTCCAAGTGCTTGACCCCGGCACCCCACTGACCCTGACACCAAACAGTGCTAGGTCCACCTGGATTGTCGAGGATAAAATCCTTGTCTCTTTAGTTTAATCACAAAGTCCATCCTTTGTAAGTAAGGTAACATACTCACAGATCCCCAGGATTGGGACATGGTCCTCCTGTTGTACCTACCAAACCCATCAGTATCATGAAAACAAACACCATCTTTCAAGAGTTTACCATATGTCAGACTTTGCTCAATTCTACTGTATCTTGTGTCCTCCTGTAACAATCCTTCAAGCTGTGGATTGTCCCTAATTTTGGAGATAAGTATACTGAGAAGGGGAAGGTTAAGTGGCTTGCACAAGGTAATGAGGGAGCCAGCTTTCAAACCCAGGCATATCTGACTTCAGAAACTGGGCTGCTGGGCTCTTAtaccttgtgtttttctttagaaagatgcAGCTGAGGTTGAATGGTGAAGAGGCTTCTCGAAGGCCATCCTAACCAATTCGGCTGGACAGGCATCAGCAGGCAGGTCCTCTGACCCCAGCCTGATGCTCATTCTAATCTAcagccttttaaaagattttaaaagatttttaaaagattttatttaaaaataaagagagagaaagatcacaagtaggcagagaggcagtgaggggaaagcaggccccctgctgagcagggaccaccctccccccacccagccccgatgtggggctcaatcccaggaccctgagattgtgacctgagccaaaggcagaggcttaacccactgagccacccaggcgcccctaatctacAGCTCTTCCTGATGtcagtagtaataataataccacTAGCAAATATCTTTGGAGTACTGGGTTGGATGCTAAATGAAGCACTTGACATGAATTATCTTAACTGCTCCATGTAAACCCTATAAGGTAGGGACCCCCATTTTCCCACTTCAAGcctgggggtgggtgaggggattcCCAGGCTTAGGAAGGTTATGCAACTGTCATCAAAGCCCATAGCTTGTGATTGCAGAAGCCGGGGCTGGCACATGCCGGCTCTTCTCTCCATGTATAACATCACATGCCCTCGTGCAGCCCTCTCTCTGCCAGAGCCCATCCTCCCCACTGTCCTACCTCATCAGCCTCTTCTTTGGTCTTCCAGATGCCGCATGTAAGAAGTACATGTCCAAGCTGAGGACCACGATATCTGCTCAGTCTCGCTTTCTGAGCACCTACGATGGGGCAGAGAATCTTTGCCTGGAGGAAATATACacagagaatgttctggaaatcCGGACAGAGCGGGGCCCGGCCGGACTCCCACAGAAGAGCCCTGTGACGCTGGGCCTGGAGGAGCTCTTCGGCACCCGTGGCCACCTCAATGAAGAGGCAGACACTGTGCTGGTTGTGGGCGAGGCGGGCAGCGGCAAGAGCACGCTGCTACAGCAGATGCACCTGTTGTGGGCCTCAGGGCGCGACTTCCAGGAATTTCTCTTCGTCTTCCCATTCAGCTGCCGACAGCTGCAGTGTGTGGCCAAGCCGCTGTCTGTGCAGACGCTGCTCTTTGAACACTGCTGCTGGCCTGACCTTGGCCAACAGGAGGTCTTCCAGTTCCTCCTTGACCACCCCAACCGTGTCCTCTTAACTTTCGATGGCTTTGATGAGTTCAAGTTCAGGTTCTCGGATCGTGAGCGCCACTGCTCTCCGACCGACCCCACCTCTGTCCAGAATCTGCTGTTCAACCTTCTGCAGGGCAACTTGCTCAAGAATGCACGCAAGGTGCTGACCAGCCGTCCGGATGCGGTGTCCGCACTGCTCAGGAAGTACCTGCGTTTGGAACTCCACCTCAAGGGCTTCTCGGAAGAGGGCATCGAGCTGTACCTGAGGAAGTGCCACCGTGAGCCGGGGGTGGCCGACCGCCTCGTCCGCCTGCTCAAAGCGACCTCACCCCTGCATGGGTTGTGCCACCTTCCTGTTGTCTCGTGGATGGTGTCCAAATGCCACCAGGAACTGTTGTTGCATGGTGGCGGGTCCCCAAAGACCACCACGGATCTGTACCTGCTGATCCTGCAGCATTTTCTGCTGCATGCCTCCCCACCAGACTCGGTGCCCTGCGGTCTGGCACCCGGCCTGCTTCAAGGCAggctcccctccctcctgcaccTGGGCCAGCTGGCTGTCTGGGGCCTGGGCACATGCTGCTATGTGTTCTCAGACAAGCAGCTCCAGGCAGCACACATCGACAGCGAGGACATTTCTCTTGGCTTCCTGGTGCATGCCAAGAGTGTTGTGCACGGGGGCACAGCCCCCCTGGAATTCCTGCACATCACCTTCCAGTGTTTTTTTGCAGCCTTGTACCTTGTGCTTAGTGCTGACCTGTCACCGTCCTTGCTCAGACAACTCTTCAGTTGTCACGGGCCACGCAGCTCGCTGCTGGCCCGGCTGCTGCCCACCATGTGCGTGCCACGCTCAGAGCACCAGGAGGGCAGCACGGCCGCTTTGCTGCAAGAGGCTGAGCCCCACAACCTCCAGATCACAGCAGCCTTCCTGGCGGGGCTGCTGTCCCGGGAGCACCAGGGCCTGCTGGCTGGGAGCCAGGTGTCCGAGAAGGCCCTGCTCCAGCGCCAGGCCTGTGCCCGCAGCTGTCTCTCCTGCAGCCTCCACAAGCACTTCCACTCCATCCCTCCGGCCGTGCCGGGGGAGGCCAAGAGCATGCATGCCATGCCTGGGTTCATCTGGCTTATCCGGAGCCTGTACGAGATGCAGGAGGAACGGCTGGCCCGGGAGGCCGTGCGGGGGCTCAAGGTCGGGCACCTGAAGCTGACGTTTTGCGGCGTGGGCCCCGCGGAGTGTGCTGCCCTGGCATTTGTGCTGCGGCACCTCCGGCGTCCCGTGGCCCTGCAGCTGGACCACAACTCTGTAGGGGATGTTGGTGTGGAGCAGCTGCTGCCTTGCCTCAACGTCTGCAAGGCTCTATAGTGAGTGTTGCTCGGCGGCGCTGGCTAGGTGTGGGGGAGTGCCGGCGCTGAGGTGCATTGTGGGAGCTCCGCACTGGGCCCGGGGAGTCTGGGCTCCACCACCCCTTCTAAGCAACTCcagcccagccccttccccagtcTAGGCCTTAGTTTCGCAGTGATGATGACCCCATGCTTATGGAGTGTCCTGCCTGTCAGGCGCTGTGTTACTCACTTCCTACAATTAATTCCTTTCATCTCGGTGAACACCCTGGGCTGTCTACCCATTATCCTCTGtatgaggcccagagaagcaaaGTCCTTGGTCTACCATGACACTGGAGATGGCAGGGCTGGTTTGAACAGATCACATCTTTCCGGTGATGAGTCCTTACTCCCTATAAGCAGCCTGCCCCAGGGATAGATTTTGGGGGCTCCACGAGAACCTTGAAGTGACACGTCCAGTTTTGCATATTATGTGTGAGTTATTAGGAGCCACCCACAGTTTAGAGGTGACTGAGGCCCCATGAGAGATTTTGAGATCACAATGAGATGCGAATGTCGGGATCCAAGGGCTGGAAGGGGCTGCAGAATGGCACCTGCCTTTTTATCCCTCATGTGGTGTGGCACCCCCGTGAGATGATGCCATCATCTGTACTGCTTCTGGACCCCCGTCTGGAAGTGGGAGGTTCCCCCTTCAGAACATCTGTCTGTTTCAGCCCCCACAGGGCCTCTCTCCACATCTTGGGGCAGGTGCACACAGAGGGCATGCCCAGGTCTGGCAGCCAGGAGGCTGCAGGCTCCCCCACTTTCCTCCCTGCCTTGAAAGGGCATGTCCTGCTCCCTATTTAAAACCTCTGAGAAAGCAGAAGTGGTAGCTTAACGTTAAAATCGACTCACAGCCTTCTGGGGTTTTCGGTCTATCCCACATGACGTTAATTTGACCCTAAGCAAGGGAGGGACATACCTTCCCTTGAATATATTAGGATGGCATACCTTCCCTGAGCCAAAGCagccaggttttctttttctctggagcaAACATAGGCATATCAGTTAGAAACTATGGTGGCCTGTGTTATCCCTAACATAGGGTCCATGCTCTTAAGTTTATAAATATAAGGTAATAATAACACAATATATAGCATATTTTGTAAGTGAACATGTATATTATAGATGgtatatgttaaaaatacatcAGGAAGAAATAGTCGACACATTTAAATTGAATGATTTACAGAAAGTTTAATAAAGGGACTGTTTTCAGAGGCTTGGGCAGCAATTAGGAAGAGCCTAAAGGGATAcagcagggtcctggggccagtgactgtggggtgggggtagggatggaACTGTCACCACCCTCTGTAGGCCTGGAGAAGAAGGGCTTGGGGGGCAGGTGTGGAGAAGGCTCTCTGATAGGAGTAGAGGCTATAGAAAGCTGGGAGAATGGGGCCttgtcccttcttcctctttctgctcaTGCCTTGACTACCCAACCTGGAGTTGGGTGACTGCTGCTGTCATCCGTGGGCATCATCAGCTCCTCAGGACCGAGAGCCAGGTAGAGAGGGAAAGTGGATCTGGCCAGGCAAATGAAGATGATTCTGTTTCCCCAGAAAGGAGGAATCCCCAAATTTTCACTCAAGAAGTCTGAGGCCTGTCTGTGGGAGTCATTTTCCTgacaaaatatgaacatttttttggaTGGtggaaatatcattctcaaaggggtcCTCAAACCCCAAGAGGTTGGGAACCACTGGTATGGTTGATCCTTATAGACCAGTCCACCCATAGAATGAGTGGATCCCCTCTTTTCTCAGTTAAGGAAAGCCCGCGTCCCTCCTGGGATGTGTCAAAAGGCTGAGGGGAAGCTCAAGGTCTGTCTATTTTTAGAGGAAGGTGAGGAAGGTCTGGTTCCAGTGCTCAGCCTATAGGTGCAGAGGAGCTTCTGGAAATGCAGATTCTAGGACCTGTCCCCAGTGATTCTCATTCTGTGGGTCTAGGGTGGTCTGTAGGAACCAGCTTGATTTTCcatgaaccataaaagaccttgaCCAAGTTCTACTGCTCTTTACTCTCTGTACCGAAACTGCCAGCGTGCGTGGGAGGGGAAAGGATGAGAAGGTTGCTGCTTGGgcctttcctgtgtgtgtgtgtgtgtgtgtgcacgtgtgtgtgccagagagagacagacagagacagagacagaggctaGTGGACGGGGGTGGGTGGGTTCCTCTCCCCCATAGccacactgtctctctcccactgGAAATGTTTCCATGCCAACAGAAATGCTCAGCCTCCAGGAAACGTGTCTACAAAGTGTCCCCATCTAGGTTTCTTTCGACCCTGGCTCTGACTCCCGGCTGCGGGCTTTCACGGTTTTTTTGGCTGTGACCCACCGAGAAGGAGAAGGTACAAGCAGGCACACAGCCAtctaaaagtgaaacaaaaacttCACAAAATGGCTTTCCTGTGTAAACTCGGATACATTTCTGccctcttctgttctttttcccttttaataaaaatgctgCTAGACCTTCAGAGTTGATTTTATGACCCACCAACGGGTCATGACCTGCAGCCTGAAAATCGAGACTCTAGAAGCCCATAGAAGGCATGAGGGGGAGAGAAACACGTGAAGTCGTGCTCAGGGgtgggctttggggtcagactTCCAGAGCCCTGATGCTTTAGGCGCTGAGTGACCTTTGCGTGGTCACTCCCcttgtctgtgcctcagtttccttcccctGAATAGACATCGTAATGGTACCTACGCAGTGAGCTTTCCTGAGGATTAAATACCTTTACTTTTGGGAAGTGCTTAGGTGAGCGCCCACGCCTCGGGTGCTGTATGCACACGAGTTGTCCTGGTTATGGGGAAGCTTCTACCCGTTTTGGGTGCTCCCAGGACTTTACATGCACTGTCTCTTTAAACCTGACCTCCACATCCAGGTGGGGCTGGGAATGCCATCctctcccttttaattttttttttttaaagattttatttatttattcgacagacagagatcacaagtaggcagagaggcaggcagagagagagaggaagggaagcaggctccctgctgagcagagagcccaatgcggggctcgatcccaggaccccgggatcatgacccgagctgaaggcagaggctttaacccactgagccacccaggtgccatccTCTCCCTTTTACAGAGGAAGGGAACAGCAAATGGCCCGGATATGGCTGCTAAGGATCCGAATTTCCACTGAGAGATCCCAGAGCCCAGGTCCTTAACCTTTATGTTAGGGTCTCCGGGATCTGCCTGAAGATGGGGATCATGGGCACAGCTGTTACCATACACAGGTCCTGGGGCCCCACCGTCACCCCCACCCAGGGGAGGGGTCTGAAAGTCTGCATTCTAGAGATGCTTTCTGAAGATCTGGTGATCAGGcaagtttggggggggggtactgTCCTCCAGTACCCTTCTCGGGGTAGGCGCTGGCTAgctcccaccacaccccacccacCTTGGAAACTTCTGGAACCTTCCTTTCGTGAGGCCACTATGGAGATCATTTCTGTGTTAAAGAGCTGAAAACAGTGCCTCAGGCAAGGCCAGTGACCACTTCTTCCAGGGTCCCAGTGTTCTTTAACAGGAGCTATAGGTGCCCAGCTTGCTGCGCCGTCCCCCACCCAGGGCCTGACGTCGGCACCCTGATTAGGGATGGGGCTTTTCCCAGTTCTGGGGTGCTCAGGGCTTGCTGTGTTTCCCAGAAACTGGCCAGACACCAGCATTTTTGGGCCTGAGTGAAAATCtctttgggggggaggggttcttgcttctttg
This region includes:
- the NOD2 gene encoding nucleotide-binding oligomerization domain-containing protein 2 isoform X1, which translates into the protein MCTQEAFQAQRNQLVGLLVSGSLEGFESILDWLLSWEVLSWEDYEGLSLLGQPLSHLARRLLDTVWNKGTWGCEQLIAAIQEAQTDYQARELSSCWDPHSPHPARNLQSHRPAIVRRLHGHVEGVLDLAWEHGFISQYECDEIRLPIFTSSQRARRLLDLATVKANGLAAFLLRHVQKLPVSLALPFEDAACKKYMSKLRTTISAQSRFLSTYDGAENLCLEEIYTENVLEIRTERGPAGLPQKSPVTLGLEELFGTRGHLNEEADTVLVVGEAGSGKSTLLQQMHLLWASGRDFQEFLFVFPFSCRQLQCVAKPLSVQTLLFEHCCWPDLGQQEVFQFLLDHPNRVLLTFDGFDEFKFRFSDRERHCSPTDPTSVQNLLFNLLQGNLLKNARKVLTSRPDAVSALLRKYLRLELHLKGFSEEGIELYLRKCHREPGVADRLVRLLKATSPLHGLCHLPVVSWMVSKCHQELLLHGGGSPKTTTDLYLLILQHFLLHASPPDSVPCGLAPGLLQGRLPSLLHLGQLAVWGLGTCCYVFSDKQLQAAHIDSEDISLGFLVHAKSVVHGGTAPLEFLHITFQCFFAALYLVLSADLSPSLLRQLFSCHGPRSSLLARLLPTMCVPRSEHQEGSTAALLQEAEPHNLQITAAFLAGLLSREHQGLLAGSQVSEKALLQRQACARSCLSCSLHKHFHSIPPAVPGEAKSMHAMPGFIWLIRSLYEMQEERLAREAVRGLKVGHLKLTFCGVGPAECAALAFVLRHLRRPVALQLDHNSVGDVGVEQLLPCLNVCKALYLRDNNISDRGVCKLVERALHCEQLQKLALFNNKLTDGCAPSMARLLSCKRNFLALRLGNNHITATGARVLAEGLRANASLQFLGLWGNKVGDEGAQALAEALGDHQSLRWLSLVGNNIGSTGAQALALMLEKNMALEELCLEENRLQDEGVCSLAEGLEKNSSLKVLKLSDNSITYFGAEAVLRALERNDTILEVWLRGNTFSAEEVERLGQRDTRLLL
- the NOD2 gene encoding nucleotide-binding oligomerization domain-containing protein 2 isoform X4 translates to MSKLRTTISAQSRFLSTYDGAENLCLEEIYTENVLEIRTERGPAGLPQKSPVTLGLEELFGTRGHLNEEADTVLVVGEAGSGKSTLLQQMHLLWASGRDFQEFLFVFPFSCRQLQCVAKPLSVQTLLFEHCCWPDLGQQEVFQFLLDHPNRVLLTFDGFDEFKFRFSDRERHCSPTDPTSVQNLLFNLLQGNLLKNARKVLTSRPDAVSALLRKYLRLELHLKGFSEEGIELYLRKCHREPGVADRLVRLLKATSPLHGLCHLPVVSWMVSKCHQELLLHGGGSPKTTTDLYLLILQHFLLHASPPDSVPCGLAPGLLQGRLPSLLHLGQLAVWGLGTCCYVFSDKQLQAAHIDSEDISLGFLVHAKSVVHGGTAPLEFLHITFQCFFAALYLVLSADLSPSLLRQLFSCHGPRSSLLARLLPTMCVPRSEHQEGSTAALLQEAEPHNLQITAAFLAGLLSREHQGLLAGSQVSEKALLQRQACARSCLSCSLHKHFHSIPPAVPGEAKSMHAMPGFIWLIRSLYEMQEERLAREAVRGLKVGHLKLTFCGVGPAECAALAFVLRHLRRPVALQLDHNSVGDVGVEQLLPCLNVCKALYLRDNNISDRGVCKLVERALHCEQLQKLALFNNKLTDGCAPSMARLLSCKRNFLALRLGNNHITATGARVLAEGLRANASLQFLGLWGNKVGDEGAQALAEALGDHQSLRWLSLVGNNIGSTGAQALALMLEKNMALEELCLEENRLQDEGVCSLAEGLEKNSSLKVLKLSDNSITYFGAEAVLRALERNDTILEVWLRGNTFSAEEVERLGQRDTRLLL
- the NOD2 gene encoding nucleotide-binding oligomerization domain-containing protein 2 isoform X3, whose translation is MCTQEAFQAQRNQLVGLLVSGSLEGFESILDWLLSWEVLSWEDYEGLSLLGQPLSHLARRLLDTVWNKGTWGCEQLIAAIQEAQTDYQARELSSCWDPHSPHPARNLQSHRPAIVRRLHGHVEGVLDLAWEHGFISQYECDEIRLPIFTSSQRARRLLDLATVKANGLAAFLLRHVQKLPVSLALPFEDAACKKYMSKLRTTISAQSRFLSTYDGAENLCLEEIYTENVLEIRTERGPAGLPQKSPVTLGLEELFGTRGHLNEEADTVLVVGEAGSGKSTLLQQMHLLWASGRDFQEFLFVFPFSCRQLQCVAKPLSVQTLLFEHCCWPDLGQQEVFQFLLDHPNRVLLTFDGFDEFKFRFSDRERHCSPTDPTSVQNLLFNLLQGNLLKNARKVLTSRPDAVSALLRKYLRLELHLKGFSEEGIELYLRKCHREPGVADRLVRLLKATSPLHGLCHLPVVSWMVSKCHQELLLHGGGSPKTTTDLYLLILQHFLLHASPPDSVPCGLAPGLLQGRLPSLLHLGQLAVWGLGTCCYVFSDKQLQAAHIDSEDISLGFLVHAKSVVHGGTAPLEFLHITFQCFFAALYLVLSADLSPSLLRQLFSCHGPRSSLLARLLPTMCVPRSEHQEGSTAALLQEAEPHNLQITAAFLAGLLSREHQGLLAGSQVSEKALLQRQACARSCLSCSLHKHFHSIPPAVPGEAKSMHAMPGFIWLIRSLYEMQEERLAREAVRGLKVGHLKLTFCGVGPAECAALAFVLRHLRRPVALQLDHNSVGDVGVEQLLPCLNVCKALYLRDNNISDRGVCKLVERALHCEQLQKLALFNNKLTDGCAPSMARLLSCKRNFLALRLGNNHITATGARVLAEGLRANASLQFLGLWGNKVGDEGAQALAEALGDHQSLRWLSLVGNNIGSTGAQALALMLEKNMALEELCLEENRLQDEGVCSLAEGLEKNSSLKVLK
- the NOD2 gene encoding nucleotide-binding oligomerization domain-containing protein 2 isoform X2; the encoded protein is MCTQEAFQAQRNQLVGLLVSGSLEGFESILDWLLSWEVLSWEDYEGLSLLGQPLSHLARRLLDTVWNKGTWGCEQLIAAIQEAQTDYQARELSSCWDPHSPHPARNLQSHRPAIVRRLHGHVEGVLDLAWEHGFISQYECDEIRLPIFTSSQRARRLLDLATVKANGLAAFLLRHVQKLPVSLALPFEDAACKKYMSKLRTTISAQSRFLSTYDGAENLCLEEIYTENVLEIRTERGPAGLPQKSPVTLGLEELFGTRGHLNEEADTVLVVGEAGSGKSTLLQQMHLLWASGRDFQEFLFVFPFSCRQLQCVAKPLSVQTLLFEHCCWPDLGQQEVFQFLLDHPNRVLLTFDGFDEFKFRFSDRERHCSPTDPTSVQNLLFNLLQGNLLKNARKVLTSRPDAVSALLRKYLRLELHLKGFSEEGIELYLRKCHREPGVADRLVRLLKATSPLHGLCHLPVVSWMVSKCHQELLLHGGGSPKTTTDLYLLILQHFLLHASPPDSVPCGLAPGLLQGRLPSLLHLGQLAVWGLGTCCYVFSDKQLQAAHIDSEDISLGFLVHAKSVVHGGTAPLEFLHITFQCFFAALYLVLSADLSPSLLRQLFSCHGPRSSLLARLLPTMCVPRSEHQEGSTAALLQEAEPHNLQITAAFLAGLLSREHQGLLAGSQVSEKALLQRQACARSCLSCSLHKHFHSIPPAVPGEAKSMHAMPGFIWLIRSLYEMQEERLAREAVRGLKVGHLKLTFCGVGPAECAALAFVLRHLRRPVALQLDHNSVGDVGVEQLLPCLNVCKALYLRDNNISDRGVCKLVERALHCEQLQKLALFNNKLTDGCAPSMARLLSCKRNFLALRLGNNHITATGARVLAEGLRANASLQFLGLWGNKVGDEGAQALAEALGDHQSLRWLSLVGNNIGSTGAQALALMLEKNMALEELCLEENRLQDEGVCSLAEGLEKNSSLKVLKPKRRTKHP